ATCGGACGGCTGCGGGAACGGATCACGGCTACCGAGGAAGCCGACCCGGTCACCCAGGACCTGCTGATCGCGATCACCGCCGACCTGGAGAAGCAGCGGTGGATGTTCGAGGCGGAGAACTGGCCGCGCGAGAGCTGACCGACGCCGGAGAACGACCCGCACGGAGAGAACCGGGAGAACCGGGAGAAAGGGGCCCCGCGATGGCCGACGCCCTCGAACTCGACGCGCTGTGGGAGGACTTCCACCGCGTGGTGAACATGACCTCGCAGGAGCTGGCCGCCTGGCTGCGGGTGCGTGACGCCGACGAGAACGCCGAACCCCTGCCCGAGGAGGCGGGGACGCCGACCGGGCAGCACGTGCTGGCGATACTCCAGAAGCGGCGCACCGACCTGACCGACGACGACGTCCGCGTGATGTACCGGGTCGTGGACACGGTCACCGCACAGGCGGACCTGGAGAACGAGCCAAAGGCCGAGGACACCCGCAGCCGCCACCGCCTGATGACGATCGGCCACGATCCGCTCAAGCCGTAGGCCCCCGCGCGGTCCGCCGACTCAGCCGGTGAGCCGGGAGAGCGCCGCCGACACCAGCGTGCGCACTCCCGGCACCAGCACCGACGGGTCCGGCGCGAACAGTGCGCTGTGGTTCCCCGGCACGGCCGCGAACTTCTCCCGCAGCTCCTCCCCCGGCGCCGCCTCCCACACGGGCGCCGGGGTCGAGGTCACGTACCAGTAGTCGTACGGCACGCCCTCCGGGGCGAGCAGGGAGAAGTCCTCGCTGCCCATCGCCTGGCCGAAGTCGAACACCGTGCCCGCGCCGAAGAGTTCACCGTGGACCGCGGCGATCTCCCCGTCGAGGGCCGCGTCGTTGACGGTGGTCGGGCAGCCCGGGCGGACCGTCACCCCGGGCGGGACCGGGCAGCCCGCCGCGGCGCACTCCCCCTCGACGACCCGCCGGATCGCGGTGAGGACGCGCTCGCGGACCCGGGCGTCCTGGGTACGCACGTTCAGCGCGAGCCGGGCCTCGGCGGGGATGATGTTGGAGTTCGTGCCGGCGTGGAAGCTCCCCACCGTCAGCACCGCCGAGTCGCTCGCCGCGACCTCGCGTGCGACGACGGTCTGAAGCCTGGTCACGATGTACGCGGCCGTCACGACCGGATCGACCGTCGACTCGGGCCGTGAACCGTGGCCTCCCACACCCTGCACGACGACGTCGACGTCGTCCGAGGCCGACAGGGTCAGGCCGGGCGTGTGCGGGTAGAACCCGGCGAGCCCGGGCGCCACGTGCTGGCCGAACAGCACGTCCGGGCGCGGGAACCGGGCGTGGATCCCGTCCGCGACCATCGCCGCCGCCCCGCCCCCTGCCTCCTCCGCGGGCTGCCCCACCACGACGAGCGTCCCGGACCACGTCCCGCGGGCCGCGGCCAGCGCCTCGGCCGCGGCCGCCAGCCAGGTGACGTGCAGATCGTGGCCGCAGGCGTGCATCACCCCGTCGACGGTCGAGGCGTACGGCAGCCCCGTCGCCTCCCGCACGGGCAGCGCGTCCATGTCACCGCGCAGCCACACCACCGGCCCGTCACCGTTGGCGAGCACCCCGACGACGCCGGTGCGGGCCACCCCCTCCGTCACCGCATACCCCGCCGCGCGCAGCCGCAGGGCGAGCTTCGCGGCGGTCCGGTGCTCCTGGAAGGACAGCTCGGGATGGCGGTGCAGGTCCTGGTAGAAACCCTCCAGATCGCCCGGGTCGATTCCCGAGGTGATCTCCCGGGTGAGGCGGGCGACGACGGCCGGTTCGGTCATACCGCGCAGCCTACGAGAGCGGTCCCGGCGGCCGCAGGCGGCGAGGCCGATCGGCCGAGCGGCCGAGGAACCGGCGTGTGGATCCCGGCCGTTCGGCCGAGGCGAGCGAGGGCCGGGGCGGGCGAGGGCCGGGGCCTGATGGCCCGGGCACCGGGCGGTGGTCGGGCGGTGATCGACACCGCCGTCACCGTCTCGCCCCGCTCCGGTGGACTTCCCCGCGGCCGGGGCCGTCCCTGCGGGCGCCCCCCCCGGGACCGTCCCCGGTCAGAGGTCCAGCAGGCGGGCGACGGTGCGCAGGACCCCGTTGTCGTTGTTGGAAGGCGCGAGGTGGCGGGCCCGGCGGAGGACCTCCGGGTGGGCGTTGGCCATGGCGAACGACCAGTCGGCGGCGTCCAGCATCTCCAGGTCGTTGAGGTAGTCGCCGAACACCATGGTCTGCGCGGGCGTGATGCCCAGTTCCCGCTGGAGCGCGCGCAGCGCGGCGCCCTTGTGGGCGGTGCGGTTCATGACGTCGACCCAGTGCTCACCGGAGACGACGACCTGGTGGGTGCGGGCGAAGGGGGCGAGCGCCGGGGCGGTGG
This Streptomyces sp. NBC_00377 DNA region includes the following protein-coding sequences:
- a CDS encoding amidohydrolase; translation: MTEPAVVARLTREITSGIDPGDLEGFYQDLHRHPELSFQEHRTAAKLALRLRAAGYAVTEGVARTGVVGVLANGDGPVVWLRGDMDALPVREATGLPYASTVDGVMHACGHDLHVTWLAAAAEALAAARGTWSGTLVVVGQPAEEAGGGAAAMVADGIHARFPRPDVLFGQHVAPGLAGFYPHTPGLTLSASDDVDVVVQGVGGHGSRPESTVDPVVTAAYIVTRLQTVVAREVAASDSAVLTVGSFHAGTNSNIIPAEARLALNVRTQDARVRERVLTAIRRVVEGECAAAGCPVPPGVTVRPGCPTTVNDAALDGEIAAVHGELFGAGTVFDFGQAMGSEDFSLLAPEGVPYDYWYVTSTPAPVWEAAPGEELREKFAAVPGNHSALFAPDPSVLVPGVRTLVSAALSRLTG
- a CDS encoding DUF3140 domain-containing protein, whose product is MADALELDALWEDFHRVVNMTSQELAAWLRVRDADENAEPLPEEAGTPTGQHVLAILQKRRTDLTDDDVRVMYRVVDTVTAQADLENEPKAEDTRSRHRLMTIGHDPLKP